The window agccaaaATATCTTTCAAACAAATGGAggcaaaataaagtatttttcaggTAAACAAAATTCACAAGATTCATTGTCAGAAGACCTGAAATACAACACATATTAGAGGATGTTCTTTGGGCCAAAAGAAACCAGTTGTAGATTTTAATCTGCACAAAGGTATGAAGAGCAGTAATAATGGTAAATATGCAGGTAAACATAAAAGACATTTTCTACTCATTGTTGCAGTCTTTCAAAGATTGACTGTTTAGGGCAAATTAATCAATGCACTATAGAGTTCATAATAACAAAAGTCAAATGTATGACAACAATAGCTATTGGACATGAGGGGAGAAATGCAGGTATACTATTGTCAGGTTCCAACATGATACATGATGAAAGCTATGTATTGCAAACCCTAGAGTAACCACAAAGAAGATTAATTAATAAGTCAATAATGGAGGTAAAACAGAGTCCTTAAAATACTCAAATAATACAAAAggagtcaggaaaagaaaaacacacaaagaatagATAGGACAGATAACAAACTAAAAGATGGTAGGtttgaattaaatataaatacttaaatatataaacatatataaatataaatgatctaaACACTGCAGCTAAAAGGCAGAAATTATACTACTGATAAGAAAAGGAAGACtatgtgctgcctacaagaaacatactttatttttattcaaaaaaaatttttaatgtttatttatttttgagagagagagagacagtgtgtgtgagcaggggaggggcacacccacccacacacacagtatctgaagcaggctccaggctctgagctgtcagcacagagcccaatgcagggctcaaactcacgaaccatgaggtcaagacctgagcctaagtcagatgcctaactgactgagccagccagatgccccagaggGTATTTCATAATAACCAAAGGGTCAATCCATCAAGCTTTAACAGTCCTATATGTTTCGGCAGCACCTTACAAGGAAGCTTCAAAATACCTGAAGCAAAACctgatagagaaagagacaaattcacagttactcattaaaaatgtcagcattcctgggatgcacttggctggctcagtctgtagggcatgtgactcttggtctcaaggTTGTGAGTACAAGCACCCTGTTGGGTAtgaagattacttaaaagaaaacaaatctgaaaaaaaatgtcagcattCCTGTCAGTATCTGATGGAACAAGAAAACACTATGGAAGAGCTGAAAGACACTACCAACAAATTTAACCTAATTGCCATTTTTCCAAACTCTCCAGCAAGCACAGAACATATTATTCTTTTTAGGTGCAAAAGGAACaatcaccaagatagaccatatttgTGGCCATAgaaaaagtctcaataaatttaagactgaaatcatataaagtatgttctctgaGGACATAATTATACTGCATGGAATGGAGTGGGCATGAAATGAGTTAATGCAGGGAACGTGCTCAGGAAGGAGCCTGGCACCTGAACAGCACTGCACAACTCCTGGGATCTCCCCAAGGGCTCTCTTGGGGGGAAGCACCTGAGAGGCAGAGTCAAGGCCtcttgaagaagcagaggagcacTTCCACCAAGGTCCTGGCTTTGGCCTGCAGGGTTGAGAGTGGGGCTACCTGGTTGCCTTGCTCGCTCAGTCACTTATCGGCTGTATGGCTCTGAGGAAGCTACGGACAGTCCCGACTCTGGTTCTACTTACAATTTTGCAATTCTAGGATGCTGCAAAAACCATACACATTCAAGCAGCAAAGttacttttgaattttgatgtctTCCCGCAGCTAGGTACTCACCACCGGTAGTGCCGGGCAGCAGCAATGAGCAAGCCCCCAAGTGAGTCGTGTGATCCTGGAGGTAAATAATTGATGATACCCTTGCGCTCATTCTGTACCATTACCACCTTTGTTGCCCACTTTcagcattcaataaattacatgagctATTCAACACTttgttataaaataggctttatgTTAGTTGATTCTGCCCAATTGTAGGCTAATGTTAGTGTTCTGAGCACGTTTAAGGTAGGTCAGGCTAAGAGGTTAGGTAGGTTAGGTCCCCGGGCTGTAACCCCATCACAGATGAGGGGGTGGGAAGACCTGTAATTAGCCTCCGTGCTGGGCTTATAGGGAGGTTCCAGATAGGCCTGGGCTGCTGGCGGGGGGGCCCTGAGTCTCAAGTTCCGGTGGGTCCCCACGCCGGCGCCGCAGGCCCTACCTGGCAGCTCACCACCTCGGTCAAGTCCGGGTAGACGGGCGGCGGCTCCCGCAGGCAGCACAGGAAAAAGGCGGTGTTGAAGCGGCGGCCGCCCGAGCGCGTGAACGGCGTGAGCCAGCCGCCCCAGTCGTGCAGCGCCCAGATGTCGGGCGTGCAGTCGAGGTGCGCACACAGGCTCAGGAAGTGGCGCGGGTCGCGGCGGACGCGGTCGCGCCAGGCGTCCAGGCCCGGCGGCGGCGCGAGGGCGCGTGCGGGCTCGGCCGCGGTGGGCAGGGCGTCCCGCGGCCGCAGCAGCAGCACGCCCGCCTCCTCGAAGGCCTCGCGGATGGCACAGATGCGGGAGGCTACGTCATTCGGCAGCGCCGCGCCGTCCTCGTCGGCGGGGTCGGGCAGCCCCGGGAAGGAGGCTGGCCGCGACAGTGGGGGGCCCAGGCCGAAACGCGGCGGCCCGTGGTGCGGCGCGAAGAGGCGCAGCCAGTCGGCCGAGTGGTCGGCCTTGTCCAGCACGCCCCCCGGAAAGACGTGCGCCCCGGGCAAGAAGCCTTGGCTCTCGGAGcgctgcagcagcagcagccgaaAGCCCTCGGCGGGCGGCGACGGGGCGGCGGGGCCCGGGCGCGCCCAGCCAGCGGCCAGCACCATGGTGGCTGCCTGTCGCCAGCTGCTGGCGCCCGGCCGCAGGGAGCCGTTCATGGCGGGCGGCGGCGTGAGGCTTCCGGGCTCCGGGTTCTGGCGCGGCGGCAGCTCCTGGGCGCCGGTCCTACCGCCCCCAGCGGTCTTCCTGGGCTTGGGGACCCTGGCCCGTGTCACATAGGACGAGCTCGAGGCGGGGCGCGCGCAGGGGGCGCCGGGTGAATTCTGGCTGTTAGGCCTACACCCGCGCCGGCCTGTGGGAGGAGCGTTGGCGCCGGGGAGGGCTTGCACACGCCTGGAGTGCCTTAGTTCCCAGCCGGGTCACTGGCAGGACTAGGACTGTCACTGTCCCCCGCGAGGGATTGTTCACAGCCGCCTGACAGGAGGGCCTGCCTGCCTCATCGTCCCCACCCAGGACACTCGGACCGAGAGCAGAAATGCCTAGGGGCATACATGACCTGCCACGTTAAAATGTGATGCAGTATTTTCACCAGACCAGGTGACACCTAGCCCACCAAACCCCAAGAACTAGGACTTATCCTTAAACCACCGGTCGACACGGAAGTATGTTGTCTTTGACAGCGAAGGAGACCTGAAGGGTAGATCTCTGAGCTTTGCAGGCTCACATGACTCCACCAATGAGAAACTGATGGATGAGCCAGATGCCAAATTGCGGGTTCCCCACCGCACATCCTGGACGTGAAAGGCACTCTTGCCTCCGGGTACTTTGTCTTGTGTTCTGGACGCCTTTtattgtcagggcacctgggacCACCTTAAAAGCCCTTTAGGTCATTGGATGATTTCCACTTTCATGAGAGATGCGTAATCCAGGCCTAGGGATAGGAATTTCTCTCCACTTCATTTTCTTAGTGACTGTAATACTCCCATGTCCGAGAGAAACATTCCTGTTTCTTAGAGCCTGTTTAAATCTGAATCTTCTCCTTTACGATTCCTTGTCACGTGCCAACAGCTTCTCCCATTGCTATTACACCTGATCACACATTTGTTACATTTGGGGATGAAATAGAGACTGTTCTTTTGGTGGGCCTCATTTAAGAACTATCATTTTAGTGTGGGTTATTTTGTGGGGGAGGATCCGGACATGGCACTGTCGGTTtttaggttgttgttttttttttaattaaaaaatatacggtttttgtgttttttttttgtttttgttttttattggaaGTAtgctccacgcccaacatggggcttgaactcacgaccctgagatcaagagtagcatgctctactgatggagccagccagacacTCCTAGGATGGTTTTTCTTAGCATCGTTTTCTAAAGGTATGACTCCCTGTGTACTGACTGCAtcctagaaacaaacaaacaaaaaaaatgggacCACACACGGAGAAAAGTACAGGTGGAAGCCAAAGAAGGACACATGTCCTACTTGGAGAGCCAACCAACTTTCATCTACCTTGAGTCTGCAGAATCCACAATTGGGGAACCCTTTCCTGAACTGCTTCCCAAATGCATGTGGCTCTCTGCACTGGGACAATCATTTCAGAACCTGTTGTAGAGTCTGGAGTGGTACCCGGGAGCCTGTATTTTAACAGTCCCTGACGCTGCAGGTGGTTCTAGTGCTGTGAGCCATAGGAAGCTCTGAAAGGTAGGGACATGATCAAGTTCATATCTTCAAGTTTGTGACACCAGCATGGTGACTCAATTGGATGGAGCTGGACTGGAGACCCATGGGGTGTGCTAGGCAAGAAATTATGAAGGCCTAAACTAGGAGAGTGGCTGTGGAGAGAGGGTAAGGATGGAGAAGGGAATGATTTACAGAGTGTTGAGGGGGTCGACTTGATGTAATATGGTAATTGGTTGAATGCAGAGCAGGGGACAGGAAGGAGTTAAGGTCTAGCTTGGGAGATTGAAGTAATAGTTATTCAACCCCAGAGGCAGTAATTAATAGTGAtattattaagcacctactgtgtgtgagGCTCTGGGAATTTTGTAAGTATTCGCTGCGTAATCCTCACAAAACCTTCTAAGGTGGAAATAGCTATTGCCACTTCACAGAAGAGAAACTATTCATGGAGGGGTTAAGTCTCTTAAGAAAGGACATGCTATTCTCTTCGCGGTGAAATAACACCATCGTTTTGtagataaaaatgttaatttggggggcacctgggtgactcaatgggttgagcgtctgactcttgattttggctcaggtcatggtctcacggtttgtgggattgagccccacatcaggctctgcgctgacagtgcagagcctgcttgggattctctctctctctctctctctctctctctctctctgcccctccccagcttgctcatGCTTGCttgagctctttctctttctctttctctctcaaaataaataagtaaacttctaaaaaatgtttattttgagatcagCTTGTTTTCCCAAAGGCTGCTTACTCCTAAGTGAGATGATCAAGTTCTACAGTACATAGCAAAGTGGCATCCTTGGGTTGGATCTTAACCAATGCAGAACAGTCTCCAGAACTGCACGCTGCCATTTTGGTCTTATTCAGGAGGCTCTGTGACAATGCAATACCAGTTTATGTGTGTATCCACAGATCACATCCTATAACCTATTATCTGCACTGTTCTAATGTTCTCTGCTCGGAGGAAAAATTACAGATCTATTAAACTACTGCTATCAACAAACTCCTCTgaaactttgtggcttaaaatgataaacattacctcacagtttctgtggatcaggagtTTGAGAACAttttagctgggtggttctgactCAGTATCTCCCATGAGATTGTGGTCAGCCTATCAGCCAGGGCTTGACTGGGCCTGAGCGATCCATTTCCACAATGGCCCACTCATATCGCTATTGGCAGGAAGCTTCAGTTCCTCACCACACTGGTTTCTCCATTGAGCCACTTGAATGTCTTTGAAACTGGGCAGTTAACTTTCCCCAGAGAGAGTGACccaagagagaagaaggaggaagccaTGAATGCCTTTTATGAtttagcctcagaagtcacactcGATTTCCAAGGTATCCTATTTTTACACTGGTCTGCTCTATTC is drawn from Felis catus isolate Fca126 chromosome E2, F.catus_Fca126_mat1.0, whole genome shotgun sequence and contains these coding sequences:
- the NUDT19 gene encoding nucleoside diphosphate-linked moiety X motif 19 isoform X3, yielding MNGSLRPGASSWRQAATMVLAAGWARPGPAAPSPPAEGFRLLLLQRSESQGFLPGAHVFPGGVLDKADHSADWLRLFAPHHGPPRFGLGPPLSRPASFPGLPDPADEDGAALPNDVASRICAIREAFEEAGVLLLRPRDALPTAAEPARALAPPPGLDAWRDRVRRDPRHFLSLCAHLDCTPDIWALHDWGGWLTPFTRSGGRRFNTAFFLCCLREPPPVYPDLTEVVSCQDHTTHLGACSLLLPGTTGVVISIRDN
- the NUDT19 gene encoding nucleoside diphosphate-linked moiety X motif 19 isoform X2, whose translation is MNGSLRPGASSWRQAATMVLAAGWARPGPAAPSPPAEGFRLLLLQRSESQGFLPGAHVFPGGVLDKADHSADWLRLFAPHHGPPRFGLGPPLSRPASFPGLPDPADEDGAALPNDVASRICAIREAFEEAGVLLLRPRDALPTAAEPARALAPPPGLDAWRDRVRRDPRHFLSLCAHLDCTPDIWALHDWGGWLTPFTRSGGRRFNTAFFLCCLREPPPVYPDLTEVVSCQDHTTHLGACSLLLPGTTGGEYLAAGRHQNSKVTLLLECVWFLQHPRIAKFGHLHQRQLRVSYRKKFG
- the NUDT19 gene encoding nucleoside diphosphate-linked moiety X motif 19 isoform X1 encodes the protein MNGSLRPGASSWRQAATMVLAAGWARPGPAAPSPPAEGFRLLLLQRSESQGFLPGAHVFPGGVLDKADHSADWLRLFAPHHGPPRFGLGPPLSRPASFPGLPDPADEDGAALPNDVASRICAIREAFEEAGVLLLRPRDALPTAAEPARALAPPPGLDAWRDRVRRDPRHFLSLCAHLDCTPDIWALHDWGGWLTPFTRSGGRRFNTAFFLCCLREPPPVYPDLTEVVSCQWSSPSETTESFISKKIWLAPPQFYEIRRLGNFASLSDLHKFCLDGALEEMERWLPITFLTADAMLQLLPGDELYLEDSDFVENVMSTEKKTGEIMKEGKTFHRMVLHSRHVYSVHVTVQSKHKHVYPKTYVVSQSHL